Within Triticum dicoccoides isolate Atlit2015 ecotype Zavitan chromosome 1B, WEW_v2.0, whole genome shotgun sequence, the genomic segment AATGATATATTAAATTTTGCTGAACTGCCAAAAGAAGCGAGACCAATAAAAAGTTATCCACTTCGGAACCCCTTTCGGGATCTGAAAAGGGACATCACAAAGATGGGGACACTACTCAACACTGAATTAAACAAGACCAAACGCCCACCGTCGGATATGTGTTTGGACAATGAACTACTAAGACGTTTCTCAAAATGATCTTGGATTACGTACCTTCCTATCCTGCTTATGAAGCTCTGGAATTCTTGTTTAAATCCTTGTTTCATTCATCGACAACTAATAGAGGTTTCTTGTCTTCCCACTTGTGTAATCTTTTCATTGCTTCGGCCACCTGCAATGCAATCAGAACAGAAAATAGCTCTTAAAGTAGGGAACGATATCTATGGTACTAGATTATAatccaatttcccttgagaaatAATAAAACATAATTTATATTAGTGTGCACTGGTGTTATTTGGTTGTTTAACTGTGTAATATATGACTTATTTATCAGTACTTCTTTAGTTTGTGTTAAAAAATTGTGTATAACATGATCTTTAACAACTGTGTGCCTTGTTGAGCCTAATATTATTGTTCTGTTATTGTATCATGAACTCATGGTTATTTTTACTTCTTATATGTATAGATGGTTTCGTACCACAACTAAAACCTAGTGATTCATTCCAGTCGAGGTAAATCCCAAACGTACGTACGTACCTCGTTGTCCCAATTTGTCCTGATGGTAACCCACACTAGGATGACGGTTTGCATGAGAGTACCTCCAATCATACCGCACCATATGCCCTACATTTTGTGTCATCCACTCATCAAAAAAGGCATGCTCGCAGGCGGCGTAAAGTTATAAAGAGCCTTGCATGGATCGAGGCCTTACCGCCGCGCCGAGATCGAAGTAGAAACCGAGGACGCAACCCAAGGGGACGCCGACGACGTAGTAGCATCCCACGTTGACGTAGGCGACGAACGCTTGCCAACCGCAGCCCACGGCCATCCCTGCTTATGGAGATCCACGTTAGTGACACAATGGCAGCGCACAATTAAAGAGCCATGTATAAATGTTTTATGTTTACCTGATAGTACGGGTTGGATGCCGTTGAGGATGACGGTTAGCGCCAGCAGCGGCGTCAGCTTGGACACCGCCACCGCCACGTCCTCGCCGTCAGCATAGATGTAGCTAATATAGTCGCGACAGAGCAGGATGGCCACTGAGATTATCAGTGACAAGGTGAAGGACACCATCGTCCCGACCACCACAGAGAAAGCTGCTGACTTGGGGTTTCCGGCTCCAAGCTCATTGCTGACCCTCACACTGTACATGTTATAAACACACACTCAAACATTATTTTTCTCTAAGTTATTAATCTTCTTGCCAAATTGGCTGTGTGCATCATATTATGTAGAGGCCAATTGTTTGCTCAGTTTATCTGTATCAACTTGATATAACGATTGAATGAAATCCTTTTGATAAAGAGAAACCTTAGTAACTCTACCTGGCTGCTGCGTTGAATCCAAATGAGATCATGATCGCCCATCCTGAAATGGTCATGCTGCAAACACACAACCACATCAGGTTGATAAGTTGAGTCACACATACTCATAATCATATCTATAGTAGTTTCATTAAAATAAATGATTACCAGATTGACAGCGACGCGAGCGACAGTTCGGGGTCCTTGAGGAGGCCAGCAATGAGCACGAGTATCTGGAAGTACCAAGCCTCAAGACAGAGCATGACGGCGGAGGCAATGGATAACTTGAAAAACTGGGGTAGGCCAGAGAAGGCCCTCACGGAGAACCCAGTCCACGAGAGCTGGCACCGGCTGCTCGTGACAACGTAGATAAATTGTGCGGCGACGATGATCCACCAACTGGCGCTAAGGATGAGAGAGGCACCCAAGATCCCCAGGCCAAACTTGTAGACGGCGAGGTAGCTGAGGAGGACGTGGACGACCAGCGTCACGGCAGAGATGTAGGCGCTCGGCGCCATGATGCTTTGCGCCTGCAAGAACTTCTGAATGGGGAAGTTGACCGCGTAGGCAAAGATCTGCGGGATGAGGCCGTACACGAAGATGCCCGCGGCGCGGGCGATCTCTGGTGACTCGCCAAGGAGGATGAGGATGGGTTGGGAGAAGGCATAGAGGGCGGCCAGCGGGACGCCGGTCGCCATGAGCAGAACGGTGGAGCGTTGCATGTAGATTCCCAGCATGTCGAACTTGCTCGCACCATACGCCTGCCCACACAACGTCTCCACCGCGCTCCCCATGCCAAGCTGCATTTGTTGCACAGTTCATCAATTTCATTTAACCCAACTATATATCTATTTTCTATCTATTATTTACATTACGAAAACCAGCAAACATCGTCGTAAGTGGAAGCTAAACGTTGCATGTTGTGTCTGCAATAATAAAATCTTAAAGCAGCAACCATTTCATGTATGCGCGGATAAGTCGCTTTAGTTGCACTAACTAATGTACGCAAGTTGTACAAACCAACATATATAGGCACAACCGGAAAGAATAAGGCTATGACAAGAGTGAATAAGTGAGATGTTTTTGAAATGAATATACACCGATAACTACAATTTTGTGCAAGGAGATATGTAGGAAGTGGCCTTAATACTATGATAAACACGAACATAAATTCGAGGTCAAGTTGATTTAAAGCTAGGTGAAGAGGTTGTACTTACACTCTGCACCGAAGCGAGATATGCTCACTTTTTAAACCGTGGTTATATTGTCATaaatgggcaaaagaaataggaaAAACAATATATACGGACCCAAAAAAATCCACGATGAGAAAATAATAGTATGGCCCAAGGATAGAGCGTGGAAGAGGTATTTGTGGTGTCATGCATTGTACCAACTGAAAAAGGCCAAGTCATACAACTATATAGTCATCCTCGAGTTCACAAGCTATCGGTGTTTAGGTTTAAATTTACTGAAACCTCCTCTAAAGATTTCGATGGAAAGATGACACCAAGAGATGAGTAGAAAACGGAGATGCTTTCTATTGTCGATATTTTAGTAGTATAACTTtgtaaagttgtactaaatcagggATAATTAATTTGGATCAGAGAGAGTACTAAAATACCATGAATAATTTCTTCAGAATAAATATCCGACGATATAATTTGTGTGCCATATAAAATACATTTCACTGATTAAACCTATAGTCAAAAGTTGATCCAAATTGCAAATGCGCATAGTCAAAAGTTGAGGAAGCAAGTAGGATATAATAAAATATTTTTAATCTAGAAGCACGTCAATCAAAGAGGGGAAAAAAGACAGGTGTGCCGATACGTTGCAAATATAGAACGGCATCTATATGGAGTAGTTAGTAGGTGAGCACAATAAAATCTGCACATGGATTCACACGCGTACGTGGCTCCCCGAAACCCCGAGCAGGATCACGAGATAAGATCGGTTTCGTCGGCAGCACGTGGATTCTGCCGGTGGACTTTCTTTTTTGCCCGATCATGAAGTAACACTCGTACTCTACTCACTAATAACGGTACTGAGCACCGACATTATAGCGGCGATCAACTGTTTGGACGTGATTAACCAACAGAACGTAATGGCACTTACCATGAGGCCGTAGGCGAACATCTGGACGCCGGTGTtgccgagggaggcggcggcgagctcgAGCGTGCCGAGGTGGCCGGCGAAGATCTGGGTCGACATGGACATGAGGTAGTTGATCATGTACACCAGCACGGCCGGCGCCGCCAGCCGCGCCAGCATCGGCAGCTCCACCGCCGTCGCCGCGCACATCCTCCGCGCCCACTGCGCCGACCCGTCGCCCAGGATGCCCTCCAGCCGCCGCTCCCCGGTGTCATCGCCAGCCAGCGGCGGCGTCGGCAGCAGCAGCGGGCTCTGCAGCTTGGGGTCGTTGCTCTCCGCAGCGTCCATGGATAGCACCGGCTGTGAGCAACTGCGGAGGTGGAGAGTGTCGGTTTTCGGCTGTGGTCTACTCTCTCTCTCGCTCTTATGAACGCAACGCGAGCATGAGGTACACGAAGACACCGGGACGAGCAGACGCAATCACACGGCGCCAACTCGTAATTCGCGCGTCTTTTCTGTCTTCTCTCCTACTCCACGGCCGCAGCATCACAGAGACCAAAAAGGATCGCCACGATCCAGTTTATGCGCGCGCCATCCCACGGGCCTGGGACGTGCCAGGGGTCTGGAGCTACCAGCTAAGCCTTGCGACTAGAAACTGTAACACCTCACCctcaagaaaagataaagaaaccatCACACATCACGTTTCCGTCGAGCACGGCCGACACATGCAACGTCATATGCATGGTGCATGTGAACGTACGCTCTCGTGTAATTAAAGGAACCAGGCGAAAATAACAAGGGGGGTTACACTTAGGACGTACTACTAATAACATTCACCTCTCACCCTCAAATAAAAAATAACATTCACCTCTTTAATCTTTTTTTTGAAAACCCACCCCTTTGATCTTTAATTGttgacgtatccagtttgtgacatgTTTCACCCCACTTAATAAAAAATTTGTAATCAATAATAGGAAATTTCGTCGTTTCTCTCAGTTTAACTAAACCGTTGTCATTTTGTTTACCACGTTTAATTTATTTGTTTTACGTTCTTCTATTTTGTGTGTGGAAAAGGTGGGTTTTATTCCTCATAAACAGAATTATAGTCAGCTAGTATAACATGAGCAACACTGTCTGGCACCCGGCGCAACCAACAAGCGGTGCTAGCACCAGATCTTCCTATACTAGCTAAACTATGAGCAACTCTATTTTGATGACGCTCAATTTTCAACAGAATAAACCCACGCGACTCAAGAGTTTTCTTGATTTCTAACATGAGATGACCGTATGCAGAACGGTCCAGCGAGTCATCAGTCAGTGCAGCAACAACCGTCGCGTTATCGGATTGGATCACAATTGGAAAAACCGACCGTTGTATACTAATTGGCAGTCCTTCAAGAATAGCACTAATCTCTGCTTCAAGTGCGTCTTTGCAGTTAAACAGGTACCGGCAAGCCGAGAAAATAACCTCCCCCTCGGAATCCCTAAGCACGATGCCGGACCCAGCTAGTCCTGTCTCCTTCACAAATGAACCATCCGTAGATAGTGCAACCCAGCCTATGGGAGGTTTTGGCCAGGGTGCACGTTGAGCATTAACAGGAGCCGAGGTGACCACCTGTTCATCCATGGACATTTTTCCTTTAACAATATCATCGATGTTGTACGTCTGGGCTTGATCGATTGAAGATAGATAGCTGCACAAAAAGTCTTTTGTGATCTCAAGGGGTGGAATGACTTTGTGATACAGTTGGTCATTCCGTAAGGACCATATACGCCAAAGCAACATGATTATCATGGTGCGTATCTTCTCAGTCCTATCAGCAAGCAGGGACATTAACCACTCCGGCCCCGTGTTGATCATTAGTTGGCAGTGGCCACACATGTCTCATCGTATGCCATACCAAGACAGAACCTGTACAAGTTATTAACGCATGAAATGAGTCATCCTTAGCATCTCCGCACAGCCGGCAAGTTTCAGAGTCGCTGATGTGATGCTTTTCTTTGCATGCAGCAGTAGCCAGCGCGCCTACCGATACTTTCCATGCAAAAGTACGCATTTTATGTGGTACTCGGGCCCGCCACACCCAATTCCAACAGGGGCGATCCCCCTCGGGCCTAGAACTGCTAGCTCCTGCGTTGTGACACTGCATGTGCTCCTGCATCACCCAAAGGTAGGCTGTTTTCACCGAGAATTGCCGAAAATGGCTGGGTGAAGTTCGAATACTCCGGATCACTTGCACGTCTACCGGCCAAAAATGTTCATTGAGAAGATCAATATTCCAGTTACCTCTAtgatcaagaaactcagaaactCAGTTAAGTCGGCATCTCCTTTTTGGGGTAATTGGTTTTAGCGAAGGCCCTCTAGGGATCCATGGATCTCGCCAAGTCCTGACACTATTGCCGTTACCCACTCTCCATATCATACCTTTTTTCACCAGCTCTAGCCCATGTTCTATACCTCTCCAGACAGCAGAAGCATTGCCAGTAAACACAGTGTCCACCAAGCTGCCAGAAGGGTAATATTTGGCACACAACAGTCTCGCGACTAGACTTCCGGGGTGCTCAATTAATCTCCGCGCCTGCTTTGCTAGGAGAGCTTGGTTAAAAGCTCTCATGTCCCTGAAACCCATTCCACCCATAGCTTTGGGTAGTATCATTTTATCCCAAGCAAGCCATGCCATTTTTCTCTTTCCATTCTCCACACCCCACCAGTATTGCCTTATCATGCGGGTCAGGTCATCACAGTCTGACATGGGCAATTTAAAAACACTCATGACATATGTAGGTATTGCTTGTGCAACCGCCTTAATAAAAACTTCTTTACTTGCCATGGACATATGTAGGTATTTGTTTTACGTTCTAACCGGTCACCCTTACAGATTTGATGAGTTAATGCGTGAGTAGCTAGCAGTAATtccggatgtatctagatgtattttagttctatatacatccattttcatccattttgatgacaagtaattccggatgaaAGGAGTATAATAATAAAATAGCTATTGCTTCTGGCAGTACATCATAGAATTGCCTTTAAAGTTGTCATATATTATATCGAGTGCCAGCTATAAGTGAAGAACGGTTCGGTTTACTACATCAGCCGTCGCCTTTGGTTTatatgcagtggcggagccaggattcgaGTATAGGGAGGGCCGAGTACGTATATTGATCGAATCTCGTTGATAATTACTAGTTGCTTCTACTAAAATTGTTGATCGTTGGGGGGGCCAGGCCCCTGCTCGTCcccccctggctccgcccctgttTATATGCAGCTACCCTCTTCATTATCACACGTGCACAAGGATGCCTAAGTGGCTAGAGCCCCCCTGACTCCATCCGGGACAACCGAGTTTGAGTCCCGCTACTCACTCGTTTCTCTTTTCTCTCTCTAAATTTTCGTTCGTGCAGAATAGAGTTGCATCACCCGAGGGTCGCTTGGTAGATGGGCTTCACCATGTGCAATTTCGGCCCATCTGCTGTCTCTTTCGGTGATGTACACTAAACTACTCACATGAGCTTTATGCAAACCAATGGATTAATACTGATTTTCAGAAATGATATCTACTAAGATGTTTTTAGGAATATCAATGTTCACATGCAACCCTGAACATTGGCTATGCATGTCCGTACGAATTAGTTGTTTCCAACGGAGATGTCTAATATGTGCTCTTATGCGCATACTATAATTCTCACTTTTTCCCTCTAAACTTTCATTCGCGTAGAATAGAGATTCATCGCCCGAGCGTCGCTTAGTAGTTGGGCAGCACCGTGTGCAATTTCAGGCCATCTACTGTCTCTTTTAACCTTTTTTTTGGCAGGTCCAAGTACTTCTTGAAATGTTCATATCTTTCAAACCGTAACTTGAAATTAAAGATGTTATATATGGAAATTGGTCAGAAAAATTTGTAAATTTCAAATATGCTATTATCACGCATGCTATTTAtttctaaatttttttaggatgtaAGCTTAATTAATACTTTTCTTTACATGGTGTACTTTAAAAATGCCTATTATATATGTTTTCTACCCATTCAAATTGGCTACATAGGATAGTTTGATGCTCTCAAAAAATCTAATATTGGCACCATAGGGGATGTATATGGTAAAGGTTACTTCAGGCACATAGTCATCCTCTCTATTTCGCCGAGTGCACAGTAACCAAACAATATCGATGATTTACACTAAACTACTCATCTGAGCTTTATGTAAACCAATGGCTTAATGCTGATTTTCAGAAATGGTGTCTATAAAGATGTTTTTAATAATATCAATGTTGACATGAAACCTGAACATTCGTAATGCATGTCCTTACATATTAATTATTTTCGGCGGAGATGTCTAATATATGTTCTTATGTGCATGCTAtaattctctttttttctctctaaaATTTTTCATTTGCGTAGAGTAGAGTTGCATCGACCGGCCGTCGCTTAGTAGATGGGCTGCACCATGTGCAATTTTGGCCCATCTATTGTCTCTTTTAACCTTTTTTGGCAGATTCAAGTACTTCTTGAAATATTCATATCTTTCAAACCGTAACTAGAAATTAAAGATGTTATATATGGAAATCGGTCAGAAAAATATGTAAATTTCAAATATGCTATCATCACACATGTTAATTATTTCTAAATTCTTCTTGAGGATGTATGCTTAATTAATACTTTTCTTTATGTGGTGTATTTTGAAAATGCCTATTGTATATGTTCTCTACCTATTTAAATTGGCCACATAGGATATTTTGATGCTCTCAAAAAATCTATTATTGGCAGCATAGGAACATAATCATCCTCTCTATTTCGGCGAGTGCACAATAACCAAACCATATCGATGATGTACACTAAACTACTCATATGAGCTTTATGTAAACTAATGGCTTAATGCGGATTTCTAGAAATGTTGTCTACAAAGATGTTTTCAAGAATATCAATGTTGACATGCAACCTTGAACATTCGTTATGCATGTCCTTAAGGATTAATTGTTTTCGATGGAAATGTCTAATATGTGCTCATATGCACATTCTataattctctctttttctctcaaaatTTTCGTTCACGTGGAATAGAGTTGGATCGCCCGAGCGTCGCTTAGTAGATGGGCTGCACCATGTGCAATTTTGGCCCATCTACTTTCTCTTTTAACCTTTTTTTTGGCAGATTCAAGTACTTCTTGAAATGTTCACATATCTTTCAAACCGTAACTTGAAATTAAAGATGTTATATACGGAAATCCTTTAGAAAAATATGGAAATTTCAATTATGCTATAACCATGCATGTCAATTATTtataaatttttctttaggatgtaCACTTAATTAATACTTTTCTTTATATGGTGTATTTTGAAAATGCCTATTATATATGTTTTCTACCCATTTAAATTGGCTACATAGGATAATTTGATGCTATAAAAATCTATTATTGGCACCATAGGGGGTGTATATGATAAAGGTTACCACAATAACCAAACCATATCAATGATGTACACTAAACTACTCATATGAGCTTTATGTAAACCAATGGCCTAATGCTGATTTCTAAACCAATGGCCTAATGCTGATTTCTAGAAATGGTGTCTATAAAGATGTTTTTAAGAATATCAATGTTGACATGCAACCCTGAACATTTGTTATGCATGTCCTTACGGATTAATTGTTTTTGATGGAGATGTCTAATATGTGCTCTTATGCGCATGCTATATTGAGTACTAAAATGtgatccctccgttcctaaatataagtctctgtagagatttcactatgaaccacatacggatgtatatagatacattttaagtgtagattcattcatttttctctgtatgtagtcaacctagtgaaatctctacaaagacttatttaggaacggagggagtaccttgctaCTTTTAGCCTAATGCCCTCGCCTCCACCCCAATCCTCCTTCGCACGCGCGAATCAACCTCTCGCTACTTCCTTATTCACTCCAGTGCGATTTCCGAGGGAGAACACGCACGAGAGAAATAGATGGGGGTGTCCAAACGCAATGCTCGTGTGTTTGGTGGTCAACTGCTTTATGCCGCCCTGCCCTTGCGCTCCATTTTGCCTTGAATAGCACTGCAACTTGTAGCTCATTGATGCCTGCAACAAGCAACCTAAGCTGCTTACATCTAAAAATCGTTATGCCTGCTCTCTCCCTTGGCACATGACACGGTTGATTTTCATTGTCGAATTTTTTAACTCTCTATCTTTTCTCTTGCTTTGCTACAGAGG encodes:
- the LOC119299896 gene encoding protein DETOXIFICATION 40-like; translation: MDAAESNDPKLQSPLLLPTPPLAGDDTGERRLEGILGDGSAQWARRMCAATAVELPMLARLAAPAVLVYMINYLMSMSTQIFAGHLGTLELAAASLGNTGVQMFAYGLMLGMGSAVETLCGQAYGASKFDMLGIYMQRSTVLLMATGVPLAALYAFSQPILILLGESPEIARAAGIFVYGLIPQIFAYAVNFPIQKFLQAQSIMAPSAYISAVTLVVHVLLSYLAVYKFGLGILGASLILSASWWIIVAAQFIYVVTSSRCQLSWTGFSVRAFSGLPQFFKLSIASAVMLCLEAWYFQILVLIAGLLKDPELSLASLSICMTISGWAIMISFGFNAAASVRVSNELGAGNPKSAAFSVVVGTMVSFTLSLIISVAILLCRDYISYIYADGEDVAVAVSKLTPLLALTVILNGIQPVLSGMAVGCGWQAFVAYVNVGCYYVVGVPLGCVLGFYFDLGAAGIWCGMIGGTLMQTVILVWVTIRTNWDNEVAEAMKRLHKWEDKKPLLVVDE